ATATTATCTAATGCATATTGTCTGTTAGAGCACTAGAATATCTCCACGAGCACAACAATCCTCCTGTGGTTCATAGAGACCTAAAATCGTCTAATGTTTTTCTGGATTCTAACTTTAATGCCAAGGTTAGATTGTGATTGACTTGTTAGTCTTACATGTTGtcaattagttaataatattacTTACTTTCCTTTACTGAGTTTTGTGATTCAGTTATCAGATTTTGGATTTGCTATGGTTTTGGGAATGCAACACAAGAACATGAAGATGTCAGGAACTTTAGGATATTTGGCTCCTGAGTACATATCGCATGGTATAGAAgaatatttattatcataaaattgTCAACATAAACCTTGTTACATTGTTGCTTCTTTCTTGAATCAGGTGGTTGTAGTTTAGTCTTTCCTTAGAAACATTACTTCTGTCTACCCTTTGACCTTCTGTTGAGATGCTTCATTGCTCCTGTTTTTGTTgtgatttataatataaaggAAGATAGTCCAATTAAGAGGAATAGAGGAAGCTGGTAGACCTAAAAGAAAGTTTGAattgattgaaagagatgaaatgAAGTGGAACAGAATGAGATGTAAACGGATGGAATGGAATAAacccttcttttcctttctttcccttCAATTTGGAGGGCATGAGGATGGAATCATCTATTCCATGATAAAATAGCGGAACAATGGAATGGTAACTCTGTTCCCTTCCATTCTATTCTAGTCCATTCCCTTCCTACATGTTTCATTCCATTCATAATTAGACATTCAATAAAACGTAGCCTTAGAAAACTTTTGTGGAACACATTAAAAGAACTTGGTAGAACTATGGAActtgatctttttcttttttcattttccttcaaaACGAATATATAACAAGAGCCAGATTTTCAGGTAAACTAACTGATAAGAGCGATGTCTATGCTTTTGGGGTTGTCCTTCTAGAGCTCCTAACCGGAAAAAAACCCATGGAAAACATGACCTCGAACCAATATCAATCCCTTGTATCATGGGTATGTTTTCTCTCATGCTTTTTGAATGGAGAATTATGAAGAAAACTTCAATTCTGCAGTACTTGATGGTCACAACTTTCAATTTGCAGGCCATGCCTCAGCTAACCGACAGATCAAAGCTTCCAAGTATTCTGGATCCTGTTATCAGAGACACAATGGATTTGAAGCATTTGTATCAGGTTCATTAACTAAAAGCACCATAATCACAAATTTTCCTGCCTGTGATAAATGCTATATATCTTATAATCTTAAGTTCATGTTAACATTCTACAGGTTGCTGCAGTGGCTGTACTCTGTGTGCAATCAGAACCAAGTTATAGGCCACTAATAACTGATGTGTTGCACTCTCTTATCCCTTTGGTACCAGTTGAGCTTGGAGGGTCACTAAGAGTTACAGAACCAATCAGCTCATAGAACTCTCATTGATATTGAAAAGttgtgttttcatttttcaactatGGTATTTGTTCACTTTATTAACATTTTGTTATTGTAATTATTATCCAATTGTAATTATTCATGATTGTGATTTGGTTCTTCTTTTTAGTCGTAAATCATGGTGATATTACCATCTTTACAAGTTATGAGGACACTCTTAGATTAATTTGGTGGCTGTCTAGCTGAAAGATGCTTTTGTTTTGTGGGTTGTTTGTGAGTATTCAAGACGAATGCAACTATCAATATATAAATCaccaaatcttaaaaaaaagaaaaacatatctACGGGGTTTTCATCATGATTACCGCTTCTAGTCTTCTTTCATGACATTCGAACATGAAAACCGTGTTCAACCTTATTATTCTATAAGTTTACAGTTACAGGATAGTGAGGATACTAAAAAGTTGGATGTTTGTGGCTCAGTCTTATACTTAAGAAATAGCAGGTATAATAAGGGTCACATAggtattattttattgatttcttaAACAAAGTGGAAGTTGTATAATAGGAagtattttcctattttttatttttatagtatgAGACCTTCAATATCTTGAAGTCACAAAGTTCTCATAACTCTTATTTTCACTgttcaaaagaatcaaactcGGTCCATATTTTTTGGGTATGATGAGGAGTTACAATTAacattttcctaaaaaaaaaaaaaaatacatttcacGTTGTTGTCTCACTTGATAATTGAGAAAAAGACATGAAGGTGAGAATCCTTCCGAGGATCAAACTTACAAATGTATAAAGTCCCGAATCTTTTTTATTCGGATGGATACACGTTCTTCCAATTTGGCATTTTGGCTAACAAGAAGCAATCTAATAAGAACAGGGCACAcgcaaattttgttttcaagtcAACTCATGGAAAACAACAAGAACGAGATAGAAAACACAGAAAATATAATCCAAGATTGCGTTCTCGATATTAACGATTCAGAGTTCTGAGTACTATAAATTAACCTGCATGCTTAATCATTTGTTTGGATTCCACAGATATGAACGCGCGGAGAATGTAAAATTCCTCTAACCATCTTTGTAAGAATCTGATGTTCCTTCGTAATCATCAATTTCATAGAGTTTATCCACTTTCCGAATAAACAATTGCTTACTCAGCTTTAGCATATGCTTTATAACTTCTAAATGGATCTGATTAGGATATTTGTGATACCGTCCGTTTTGGCAATAATGTTCATTTGAAAGAGATTATCTGAATTAATCACGAAGGAAAAACGTAGTCACTGCCATCATAGACAGATAATTTTCGCCAGTGCATCTAAATTTCTAGTATAGTACACGAGATGTTTCTTGTTCCCAACAAAAACTCCAACAACTACATAAATCTTAACGAACAAAACATCATCATGATTCTGTGATCGTAACTTATCTTAGCTTCTAATTATATTGACCTTATTTAGATAAACTTCCTAACAAGTTCTTTCAgctaaatttttcaaaaactgaatctagtaaattaattttaacttttgaaataagttttatttgatttacTTCATTTTATTCTCTGATAAATACTGTGATAAAGCTTATCTAAATTGACCCATTTGATCATTTTATTATGCACACCGAGATGAGAGATATGTAGAGGTTCCAGCAAGTCAAAAGCGTGTGCTAATGGGGCATCTTGTATAGTTCCATGGTGAAAAAATAATGCGTTATAAAATGTCAGCTTAGTAGGGCATAACTGAAATGCATTCtagtaaaagaaaacaagagaaTAATACAAATTCTACTATGCCTCGATAGGAAACAATTGTTACGATACTACCAATGAATGAGATCAGTAACAGTTAAGACCGCATGTTTTCCACTTGACCTTGATGAACTACTTATATACTCTTCCAAATGAGTTTAGAACAGCTTGCTCTCATTTCTATTTTCTACCTCCCCCTGCACTCCCAAGACAAGACACAGGGAAAACCATGACATTATTAAGATGGATTTGTGCAAATAATTCAAAAACCCAGCTTCTCCAGATTGTCCATGCTGGTGGCCATGTTGAACTCCATGACAGACCAGTGACTGCAGCAGAGATAATGTGCCGCTATCCAAGATGCCGTGTTGCATATCCATATGTGTTCCAGCATCCATGGGCAGTTGCTGAACCAGAGACAGTGCTCATGCTTGGACAAAAGTACTATGTAGTTCCAAATAGCACAATAAGAAAGCTTCAAAGGCTTTCTCCAAGAAgctctccttctccttcttctcctgCTCATGAAATTACAATCAGTTCTTCAGTTGATGAAATTAGAAACACAAAATCCAGCAAAGAGGAAAATGATGGTGTGGTCTCCACTTGTTGTGTCTTCAGGAATAAAAGCAGTGCAAAGCAATCCAATATCTACAAGCAATACTCCAAAAATAAGATCAAGAAATCTGAAATCAGAGCAGATGTAAGAAATTTGAGtctaaatattaatgataagaGTGGTGGTTTATCACATGATAGTTGTTTCGTGAGTCTGTTTAATGGAGGCAGGACTAAAGCAAATGTTAGTGATGTGgcaaaagaaacaagaacacCATCAAGCAGTGCTCACCTTTGTGATGGCAATACATTAACCAGGAAGAGGACAAAAGATTTTACAGGAAATGGGTTAAGAAGCTCTCCTAAGAATGTATGGTCTTCTGAGCATTGGCAACCGAGTCTAGAGAGTATCACTGAAGAATGAAATAGATTTGGTGGCTGTGGAAATCTTGGCTGCTGATGATATCCAATaatctacttttttatttattggtttTCATCATATATCTTGTATACTTTTAGATACAATAATGCTCCCTGAGCTGCGTGGTCTGCTGCTTTCTTTTTTCCATGATGACGATCAATATTTTTCAGATaaccaattttattaatttttcataggATTTTGACTAATCTTAAAAGAGAATGAAAGTTTTAAATAGATTACTTAAATTTTAGACACAAAAATCACGATCTAATAACATATTAGTCacaacttttattatttgtatttatttgcatttaattaaaataattaagaattaggattcgtttataaaatataaatgttttggtactcaaaagttattaaattaatataatttacttggtgtaaatttaaaatataatttttaatatcttgttaataaattttagaacatatagaataaataaataattgttaataaatttgataataacaataaataaatgttttaatgtTAAGATAAGTTTTGatgaatttcaaataatttgttaataacTTGTTTACCGAATTCTATGATACTTTTAATCAAAATTCCACTTTTGTCGATCGCGAAGTTGAGTGGAGAATTTAAAGTTGTCATGCATTATAGGGCGAGACGAATTGGTTAGAACAAGATCTAGACGTTGCTCCTTTCCGTTGAGGAAACAATATAGTGATATAGTAAGGCAAAAAGTGAAGAAAGGAAATCTTCATTGATTGATTATTCTAGAACAAAAAGATAAGACAAATTGATGATAACAtcggcaaaaagaaaaaaaaaaaaacctccccAACCATGGACTGTGTTGCACAATCTCGAAGTGTTGGATATTATTCTAGAGCCCCTGGCATtcttcaaaatccaaatgagaTTTGAGACGTCATGAAGGGCAATGTAATAAAAATGTCTATTTCTCTCCTTTTATTTTGTCTTCTAAACCTATGTTCCAGTAGCAGCAAGCACTCAAACGGTGTAGTGTTGCTGCATTGTCTCAATGTCAAGTCCCTTGAGTTTGACGACAGACTCAACATGGCCTTTAAGTGTGTGAAGCTCCCTTAGCCTTGCAACTTCAGCACGCTTCTTGGCTTGTTCTGCAAGTTCGGACAATTCCCTGTAGTTGTTCTTTTCATTCAACATTTCCTCCGTTTCAGGTGGATTCAGGCCATGCAATGTGCGTTGTGCTGCAGCCCATTGTgcttctctctctccctttccaTAATCCTTCTTTGTGGTGAAAGCAACCTGATCGATGACGCATCACACAAGGTCGTCAGAGTCAAAGggagtcacacacacacacacacacctatATATTCACATGAAAACATTGAGGTTTAGATTGAGATGCTAATTACCCTATTCTCAGTTATATTATTCCATGCCTTCCCAGTCAATGCATATCGGATGATGAACTTGAGTATATCCATGGGTATGTAGAAAATAATGCTGTAGAGCCAAATGACACCAGCCCAACCCCATCCAATCCCTTTCATCTTTGCAAATTCCCAGTTTGCATACACAGCTATCACCGTGGCAAtctaattaagaaatatatatcaGCACTCAGCAAGACTACCAGTAAGAATATCAATcagaaaatgaatgaaatgattACAAGTCATACACGTACCAGTTGTGCTATGAAAAAGGCAACAAGAAGAAACATGCCAGGACGTTCAACATAAGACCAGCTCCTTGACCGAGTAACAAAGATAAGAGCCTGACTTACAATACTCACTTGAAGGTAAACAGCTGCTGTGAGCTCACTGTAGTTCTCCCTGATGGATCTCACGCCAAATTTATCCTGCATGCATGCCATTGGTTTAAttttcatgtatatatatatatataataatagtttgcaacaaatatcaaagaaaataataatctcACCGAGAAAAAATCAGATGCATGAGCAGCCCAGAAGAAGACAACAGTCATGACAGCGAGGTAGGTACCAAGCACAATTCCAGTAACAAAAATCTCTCTGAGCTTCCATGAATCTGGCACAGGAGATGGCTTGACCCTATCCTTGGAAATGGTCATGATGGTGCCATCATTGAGTATGGCAATGATCAAAACCATAAAAGGTGAGAAGTCAAACTTCCAGATGAGAGCAAGCAGCATAAAGCCCAACACTATTCGGATTGTTATAGAGACAGCATATATGGTATAGTTCTTCATTCTCTGGAAGATGGCTCTGCTTGTCAACACTGCACTCACAATCACACTCAAGCCAGGCTCCGTCAGGACAATGTCAGAAGCACCTCGAGCTGCATCGGTTGCATCCGCCACAGCAATTCCAATGTCAGCCCTTTTCAGCGCAGGAGCATCGTTCACACCGTCTCCTGTCATCCCACATATGTGCTTCCTATCTTGAAGTCTCTTCACAATCTCATACTTGTGCTCTAGATACATCATTTGAAATTAATGATGATTAGgctcaattaattaatataattaagcatGTGACgcgattattaattaatttaccaGGGAAGACACCGGCAAAGCCATCAGCCTTCTCAATAAGCTCATCGACTGGAAGGCCAGCAATGGACTCATCCTTGTGCTCACCAAGGAGAGAGGAAGAAGGGTACATGTTGCTTCCCATGCCAAGCCTGCGACCAGTTTCTTTACCAATAGCAAGTTGATCACCAGTGATCATCTTAACGTTCACTCCCAGATTGAGAGCACGCCTTATGGTCTCAGCACTGTCATGCCTTGGTGGGTCAAAAAGTGGCAGCAAACCAACAAACGTCCACGGTCCTCCTGCACTCTCCTTACTTTTTTCTGGCACTTCCTGTTAAtcaattcaagaaaaacaattagTAAATAATTAACCATGCACGCACTTCACATGCAATGATATGCAGTTCTCACTTGTTTGGCAACAGCAAGGGAACGAAGACCGCGATCAGCAAACTTATCAATGATGGAAAGAGCCTTCTTCTTGACATCTTCCCGAAGCTTGCAAAGCTCGATAATCTGCTCAGGTGCACCTTTGCTTACTCGGTGCCAGTTACCCTCAGTGTCTATGTATGTTATGGCGGTGCGCTTGTCCACTGGATTAAAGGGTAGGAAATGCACCTCTTTGATCCCATCTCTGGCCTCCTTTGGATCGCCCAACATCCCAACAATGCAAGCATCAATGGCATCTTGGTTCTCGACCCTGGAGGCCCTAGCTCCAAGCAACATCACTGTATCCTTGTCGGCATCTCTTGCGAAAACCTCAATCAAATTCTTGTCTACCGTAAGCTTGTTGAGTGTGAGAGTGCCAGTCTTGTCACTGCACAAAACATCCATTCCAGCCATCTCCTCAATGGCCGTCATCCTCTTGGTGATAGCACCTTGCTCCGACAGCCTGTGGGAACCGATGGCCATTGTGACCGACAACACTGTTGGCATGGCAATGGGAATCCCTCCGATGAGGAGAACCAGGAGATTGTTAATTCCACTCCTATACTTGCGGTGCTGAATTGGATACATGACAACAATCTCAATGATCATGCCAACAGCAATGGAGCAAATGCAGAAGTTACCAATGGCTGTCAAGACCTTCTGGAAATGGCCAACTTGGTTGCAGCTGTCGACCAAATGAGCAGCCTTGCCGAAGAAGGTGTGGACCCCAGTGGCGATGACGACGGCCTCAATCTCTCCTTGCTTGACGGTGGAGCCGGAGAAGATTTCATCGCCAGGGTGCTTGGTTGTAGGCAAGGACTCGCCGGTGAGTGCGGATTGATCGATCTTGAGGGGATCTCCTTCCAAGAGACGAGCATCAGCTGGGATTATGTCTCCTAATTTGATGCTGATTATGTCTCCCGGTACCAGTATTGAAGCCTCCTCCTCTGACCACCTTCCATCTCTCAAAACCTTCGTTTTCGGAGCAAGCCCTGCCATCAACGCTGCAGCAGCATTCCCCGCGTTGTTTTCTTCTATAAAACTGATCGTTGAGTTCACTACTAGCAACACCATGATTCCCACAAAGTCCTGCCAGTCCGGTGGCTCACCCTGcatattatattatcaataattttagaCTCACACGTTCCATCAAGATTATAacacaaattatatttattgttttaatatttttgtatattattattttctcttttttttataagaatgtaattaaataataataaaacgttatcttgaagtttttaatagAGTACCggtcaaaaaaatcaaataaagcataaatttaatataaaaataataataggaatttaaatataaaataatttgacacGTGTAGCATTTAGATAAAATAGTAACTcgatcaaaaatttaaaatgagctgaaataaagataaatttgtCTCGattaatttatcccttgcatcCCTTATTAAGTACTGgagaaacataaaagaaaccaaaataaaattataaaatccatTAGCATGCATTACATACACCACAATTTTTATGAGAGGAGAGAgacgaaatgtaaatgaaaatgataatGTGATCCGAGGACCGAGAGGATAATCTTTCATATATTACTAATAGGTTATTGACATATTTGAAATTACAAATAAGTGtctaaatagttttaaaaattacaaacaacTTTATGCATTGCTAATGATCCTTACACATGTCCAATGCCACCAGCAAATGAAATgtcacaaattaattaataccaTCTACTTACCCCTCCGTTTGCCAATACAATTGCCATGATGGCGGCGGCTTCCATCACCCATGAGAGAGGGTTCCACATAAAACCCAAGAATTTCAGCAACTTGCTTTCCTGATTAATTCAAACATACAATAATGCATGCTTGTTAGATACATGTAATTATAGTAGGAACAGGAATAGGAATAGGAATGAATGAATTGTTGATATTGCATTGCCTTCTTTTCTTCCAACTTGTTGGGTCCAAAAACTTGCAACCTCTTTTGGCCTTCCTCATTTGAGAGACCTTCCTTCGAACAGTTCAGTTCTCGGAACACTTCATCAACAGGTATCCGCTCCTGCAAcgcaaattaattaattaatcaaattgcATTGCATGTAATAACATAAATCTGATGATAAGACAACACAAATTAACAAGTTAGAAACGAGAAAACTAACGAGATCAACTGTCTCGTTCTTGATGTTTTCGAGACTTCCCATGTTGGATCTCTAACTGTTATTATGATTACTAGTTTCGATTCAAagaaataaagagagagagagaaagaagtaagttagttagttcaagaaaaaaagTGTCAAAGTACGTGTATATATAATAAGGAAAGGAGGAAGAGAGGACGGATGATGATTCATTATTCTCTCTGGTGTGTGAGTGAGAGTTTCTCCTTACAATTCTCTCTGTACTAAAATCACTCATCCCCACTCGTTCACTAACAAACTCggtctcttctctttctcttctttcttttattttttattttttattttgtaacacGTGGTGTTCCAAAATAGCCAAGCAGCGGGACTCGTGCTGTTCCCAGTCATGCGCTTCGATGGGCTCTCGCACGTGGCAATTCATTTCATTACCTTTCATCTAATTCATCGTTAGACATGACAATAGGACAGAGTGAAAATGGATATTGACTCCTTAATCCGAACTCATATTCGATCAATTAAGATATTATTCATCAAAGTCGAAATAAATTTAGACGGGTATGAATTTTCTTATCTTGTCTATTCTTAGTCCTACTATTATACCAGTGGAGTTTTCTAATCTACAATTCACATACAGAACGTGCATTACGTGGTCAAATCATATCGCATTCATGGACCTAGCTAGGCCCAATCCAATAATATATAGAAACTTGGCCCAAACCCCTTGGACTCACTTTCTGGCCCAagtaaaattaagtttttattttaacaccatgtttttcagaaaacatatTGCACTAATAGCTAGTTTGAATTTGGGGCTTTCCTTTCTTGGACAATATTAAAATGGTGTTCAAATCTAGTTTACAAGTAAAAACAAAAGGGGTGACATAAATGTATCCATAATGAGCTCAACAAGTTCGGTTCCATTGAACCAAAAATTGGAGTAGAGCTAGATCTGTACGTAGGGTAGTTTGTTCACATAGAAATAAGCTTGTCTTTAGGTAATTTTTTGCACGACTCacatggtttatttttttttattttttttttgcggaTCTTAATTAATTCCAAATGACTAAAACATTTGATTCCAGGTGTACTCATCATTAATTTGACTCTCGCAGTTTTAACTAGCATAGTTTCAAATTTGTCCCAATTTTTCCATTTGTCACTATCAGTTATGTTGTTCCAAGTAGAGCTCCCCCCTCTTATATAATTCAGGCCAAATTGATTGAGGGCCTATTGCTTGGCATCTTAACTAGCTTAGACCGAGATATGATATGACCTTGATTTATGGTATCCTCCTTTTATTTTGGGGAAGAGATGAGGGAGGGGCTGGTTAAGGCGAAACATCCCATCAAAGAAAGAGATTATGATTCAGCTACAccgaaaatatatttttcatagtcATGTCCTTAAGATTATCAAATTTGTGCTTTAAACGGTTGTGGGAGACAAAATCAATTACCAGATAGATGAATAATCATTAGGCATGAGGTTATAATAGTGGTGTTTTTTGTACCACCCACCTTTACAAAGATTTAAATTTACGAAAGTTAGATCAACATGGTAGTAAAAAATGATGAAGCAGAACATTTTAAGATTATAACAGCCATTCTTTTCACCCCGTGAGCATGCAAAAAGAGCCCACTAACAGACGCAAAAAACAGTAAACCCATTTTTGTTTACATAATTACATTGACAAACTTAGTATGGGTTTCCAAAGTGCTAGAGCTCAATATTTTTACTGTTTTACCCCCTCCCTGGTTGTTTTGGTTTTGTAGCTTCATGTTGTAATTTCGTACTTGATAAATCTGGCAAATTATGCATttgtacttaaaaaaaaaagaaggtataAGATGATCTCATATGGCTAGAAAATGTGCATTACATTTTATCTCAATGTATAATCACTACCTTCAGTGTTTGACACTATTTTCTCTGGTGTCTGTACTATTCCTCTGCAATCAGAACAATCATATTATGACTTTGGCATGATTGCAATTTCAAGGGACATACTGGTCCGCGTTGTTGGAAACAAACATTGTCTTGATTGTAAGCATGGAAGACAGTCTCCATGCACATGCTTAAAGTTGCCGGATGAAGAATTAATTGCATCACAAAAGTGACAGATAAGGCTaccaatttgtttttttcttctgaaaaaaaattaagtgataaaagaaaatgtgaaAGACATTCTGTATTGATTCGTTTGCATCATGTGGACTTTTAACTCTGGGCTATTGTATCAACAAGAGAAATGTTCTCGCAAtacattgaaattttaatattttacatgAAAATAATGGTAAGAAAGAGAGTAAACCATATGAATCAATCCTTATTTTGAGATTTGATGAGACGATAGAGCAGATTGAGAGATTGTAGTTTTATaacctcattttttttacttagttAACTAGTTACTTTTTTTGCAATTGAAGTGACTGCAATATTTTGAAAAGCTCAATCCACAACTTCACGTTGTTAAAGGCgtgtattttctttattttttttggatctaGTCACTTTAGCTAAAGAAATTAGACCTtatgaaatcataaattatatttaatgctGAATTGTATTTCGAATAAGATTATCTTGTTTGTAAGATATGtgcgtaaaaaaaaaagagaatttattttatagtttttgtgAATTGTGGACACATAAATattgcaaaaaaa
The nucleotide sequence above comes from Glycine soja cultivar W05 chromosome 11, ASM419377v2, whole genome shotgun sequence. Encoded proteins:
- the LOC114375465 gene encoding ATPase 9, plasma membrane-type-like; the protein is MGSLENIKNETVDLERIPVDEVFRELNCSKEGLSNEEGQKRLQVFGPNKLEEKKESKLLKFLGFMWNPLSWVMEAAAIMAIVLANGGGEPPDWQDFVGIMVLLVVNSTISFIEENNAGNAAAALMAGLAPKTKVLRDGRWSEEEASILVPGDIISIKLGDIIPADARLLEGDPLKIDQSALTGESLPTTKHPGDEIFSGSTVKQGEIEAVVIATGVHTFFGKAAHLVDSCNQVGHFQKVLTAIGNFCICSIAVGMIIEIVVMYPIQHRKYRSGINNLLVLLIGGIPIAMPTVLSVTMAIGSHRLSEQGAITKRMTAIEEMAGMDVLCSDKTGTLTLNKLTVDKNLIEVFARDADKDTVMLLGARASRVENQDAIDACIVGMLGDPKEARDGIKEVHFLPFNPVDKRTAITYIDTEGNWHRVSKGAPEQIIELCKLREDVKKKALSIIDKFADRGLRSLAVAKQEVPEKSKESAGGPWTFVGLLPLFDPPRHDSAETIRRALNLGVNVKMITGDQLAIGKETGRRLGMGSNMYPSSSLLGEHKDESIAGLPVDELIEKADGFAGVFPEHKYEIVKRLQDRKHICGMTGDGVNDAPALKRADIGIAVADATDAARGASDIVLTEPGLSVIVSAVLTSRAIFQRMKNYTIYAVSITIRIVLGFMLLALIWKFDFSPFMVLIIAILNDGTIMTISKDRVKPSPVPDSWKLREIFVTGIVLGTYLAVMTVVFFWAAHASDFFSDKFGVRSIRENYSELTAAVYLQVSIVSQALIFVTRSRSWSYVERPGMFLLVAFFIAQLIATVIAVYANWEFAKMKGIGWGWAGVIWLYSIIFYIPMDILKFIIRYALTGKAWNNITENRVAFTTKKDYGKGEREAQWAAAQRTLHGLNPPETEEMLNEKNNYRELSELAEQAKKRAEVARLRELHTLKGHVESVVKLKGLDIETMQQHYTV